CGCTCTGGCAGGAACAAGTGAGGTTGGTCGCGCCATGACCCGGGAGCGGTATCGTTTTCCGACGCTGCCCGATTACCTCAGGCCGGGTCTCGATCTCGTCTTCGTGGGGATCAACCCCGGCCTGTATTCGGTCGAGCGCGGACGCTATTTTGCCAGGCCGACGAGCCGGTTTTGGCCGGCGTTCTCCGCTTCGGTGCTCAGCGCCCGCATCCGAGCGTCCCTACGGAAGCGGCGGCTCGGGCCGGAAGACGACCGTGCCTTGCTGCGGTTCGGGATCGGGTTTACCGATGTGGTGAAGGTGCCGAGCCGGAGCGCCGGCGACCTCCGGCCCCGGGACTACCGCGTGTGGGCCCCGAGGCTGCTGGCGCGCCTCGAGGCCTTCACGCCGCGGGTCGCCTGCTTCCACGGTCTCACGGGGTACCGGGCCTTTACCCGCTATGCCCTCGACGAGCCCGGCAGAGATTGGCGCCTCGGCGCCCAACTCCTCCGTCTGGGCCGGACCCGCCTCTTCGTGATCCCCAACCCCAGCCCGGCCAACGCCCACTTCCAGATGCCGGATTATATCGTTTGGTACGACCGGGTGGCCGGGTTCCTCAAGCGGCCCGCGTGAACGCGCCGAGCCGCGGTCCCATTCCTCGTTACGCCGGGGAGCGTTTGACTCCGCGCTCCACCACGGAGAGGAAGGGGCGGAGACGCGTGGCCAGTTCCCGCGCCGTGTGCTTGAACGCCTGAAGACGCTCTTCTTCCGTGCCGGCCACGGCGCCTGGATCAGGGAAACTCCAATGGATCCGCTCCGGATCGCCGGGGAAGACGGGGCACAACTCTCGGGCGCTGTCGCAGAGTGTCACCACAACGTCGAATGTCTGGCCCGCAAACTCGTCCACGTGTTTCGAGCGCTGACGCCTGACGTCTATGTTCATATCCCGGAGCGCCCGCGCCGCGAGCGGATGCACTCCCGCCGGCTCGGTCCCGGCACTGGAGACGTCAACGGTTCCTCGGCTGAGGTCGCGTAAGATGCCTTCCGCCATCTGCGACCGGGCGGCGTTGTGCGTGCACAGGAACAAGACCCGTGGCCTGTGTTGCATGTCCCCCCCTAGCTCGCCCGATTCGTCGTGGTGGGCTTTGTGGCGCGAATAAACGCACTCATGAACTTGTTGGTGACCAGAGGGGCGACGCGGTCGACATCGATGCCGTGTCCTGAGAGAAACTCGCGTGCATCGTTGACGTCGTAGACGCGCGTTGGCTCCACCCCGACCGCTTCAAACCCTGCCTTCGACAGCTTCGAGACGTATTCACGCTCCTCCAACGCCCCTGCGACGCACCCCACCCAGAGTTCCATGCTGCGTCGAATCTCCGATGGGACCTCTCCGCGCACAACGACATCGGAGACGGCGAATCGACCTCCGGGTTTGAGAACGCGAAACGCTTCGACGAAGACGCGATCCTTGTCACCGGAGAGGTTGATCACACAGTTCGAGATAATCACATCCACGGAGTTGTCGGGAAGCGGGATGTTCTCGATCTCCCCTTTGAGAAACTCCACGTTGTGTACGCCGGCTTTTCGCTGGTTCTCTCGCGCCAGGGTCAGCATCTCATCGGTCATATCGAGCCCGTAGGCTTTCCCTGCGGGACCCACTCGCGTGGCCGAGAGCAGCACATCGATCCCGCCGCCCGAGCCAAGATCCAGGACCGTGTCCCCCTGGCTCAACTGCGCCAATGCGGTCGGATTGCCACATCCCAATGAGGCTTGGACGGCTTCCCTGGGGATGTCCGATATCTGTCGCGTGTCGTAGAGGTTCGATGTGATGGGATCGCCCGAATCTCCACTTCCGCAGCACGCGCT
The nucleotide sequence above comes from bacterium. Encoded proteins:
- a CDS encoding mismatch-specific DNA-glycosylase, giving the protein MTRERYRFPTLPDYLRPGLDLVFVGINPGLYSVERGRYFARPTSRFWPAFSASVLSARIRASLRKRRLGPEDDRALLRFGIGFTDVVKVPSRSAGDLRPRDYRVWAPRLLARLEAFTPRVACFHGLTGYRAFTRYALDEPGRDWRLGAQLLRLGRTRLFVIPNPSPANAHFQMPDYIVWYDRVAGFLKRPA
- a CDS encoding arsenate reductase ArsC — encoded protein: MQHRPRVLFLCTHNAARSQMAEGILRDLSRGTVDVSSAGTEPAGVHPLAARALRDMNIDVRRQRSKHVDEFAGQTFDVVVTLCDSARELCPVFPGDPERIHWSFPDPGAVAGTEEERLQAFKHTARELATRLRPFLSVVERGVKRSPA
- a CDS encoding arsenite methyltransferase, with translation MDIKDVVREKYAQAAIRVKTGESGCCSSACCGSGDSGDPITSNLYDTRQISDIPREAVQASLGCGNPTALAQLSQGDTVLDLGSGGGIDVLLSATRVGPAGKAYGLDMTDEMLTLARENQRKAGVHNVEFLKGEIENIPLPDNSVDVIISNCVINLSGDKDRVFVEAFRVLKPGGRFAVSDVVVRGEVPSEIRRSMELWVGCVAGALEEREYVSKLSKAGFEAVGVEPTRVYDVNDAREFLSGHGIDVDRVAPLVTNKFMSAFIRATKPTTTNRAS